In Methanobacterium sp., one DNA window encodes the following:
- a CDS encoding NDP-sugar synthase, with protein sequence MAGGKGTRLRPLTLVRPKPMVPLVNRPIAQYTLNRLKGFGFKDIIMTLNYMSTHIKNHFKDGSDFDMNIRYSVEKWPLGTGGSVKKIEKYIDDTFMVVSGDVLTDVDFRDVIKFHKEKNAVATMVLTEVEDPTHFGIAVMDQNNKITEYLEKPSPDQVFSNVANTGIYVFEPEIFEFFEGKEGEVDFSKDIFPEVIKQNARIFGYVFNGYWNDIGRPETYLEATYDILEQKMEQNLETKIEESIGKIGNIWVGENVSIDKKARIEGPVVIGDNCTIEKGSKISKGSVIGDNVTIGKDVNIDAAVLLSNSIVEDNAFLTECIIDTKCLIEKNSIIESGVVTGSLVEIGKNSVVRSSRSISNNMKIVPNSIIDSDYVMEAK encoded by the coding sequence ATGGCAGGTGGAAAGGGAACAAGATTAAGGCCTTTAACTTTGGTAAGGCCAAAGCCTATGGTACCTCTGGTAAATAGGCCAATAGCACAATATACTCTTAATAGATTGAAAGGTTTTGGTTTTAAAGACATTATAATGACTTTAAACTATATGTCAACCCATATTAAGAACCATTTTAAAGATGGTTCTGATTTTGATATGAATATAAGATATTCTGTGGAAAAATGGCCATTAGGGACTGGAGGAAGCGTTAAAAAAATAGAAAAATATATAGATGATACATTTATGGTTGTAAGTGGAGATGTACTTACTGATGTAGATTTTAGAGATGTAATTAAGTTCCATAAAGAAAAAAATGCAGTTGCCACCATGGTCTTAACAGAAGTCGAAGATCCTACTCATTTTGGAATAGCAGTAATGGATCAAAACAACAAAATAACTGAATATTTGGAAAAACCATCCCCTGACCAAGTATTCAGCAATGTTGCAAATACCGGGATTTATGTTTTCGAACCTGAAATATTCGAATTTTTTGAAGGAAAAGAAGGAGAAGTCGATTTTTCAAAAGATATTTTCCCAGAAGTTATAAAACAGAATGCCAGAATATTCGGATATGTTTTTAATGGGTACTGGAATGATATTGGACGTCCTGAAACTTATCTGGAAGCTACATATGATATTTTAGAACAGAAAATGGAACAAAATCTAGAAACCAAAATAGAAGAAAGCATTGGGAAAATAGGAAATATATGGGTTGGAGAAAATGTTTCAATAGATAAAAAAGCCAGGATAGAAGGTCCGGTTGTTATTGGAGATAACTGTACAATTGAAAAAGGAAGCAAAATATCAAAAGGAAGTGTAATTGGGGATAATGTAACAATTGGAAAGGATGTAAATATTGACGCAGCTGTACTTCTTTCAAACAGCATAGTTGAAGATAATGCTTTTCTTACAGAATGTATAATAGACACCAAGTGTCTGATTGAAAAAAATTCGATTATTGAAAGCGGCGTTGTAACAGGAAGTCTTGTTGAAATTGGGAAAAACAGTGTTGTAAGATCTTCAAGGTCAATTAGCAACAACATGAAAATAGTCCCAAATTCAATAATAGATTCAGATTATGTAATGGAAGCAAAATAG